One region of Trichosurus vulpecula isolate mTriVul1 chromosome 1, mTriVul1.pri, whole genome shotgun sequence genomic DNA includes:
- the LOC118851081 gene encoding H/ACA ribonucleoprotein complex subunit 3-like: protein MFLHYYLNEQGDQVYTLKKTDPAEQQTCSAHPARFSPDDKYSRHHITIKKRLKVLMTQQARLVL from the coding sequence ATGTTTCTACATTATTACCTCAACGAGCAAGGGGACCAGGTCTACACCCTAAAGAAAACAGACCCTGCAGAACAACAGACTTGTTCAGCTCACCCAGCCAGATTCTCCCCAGATGACAAGTACTCAAGACACCATATCACTATCAAGAAGAGACTCAAGGTTCTCATGACCCAACAAGCAAGATTGGTCCTCTGA